A single region of the Chryseobacterium culicis genome encodes:
- a CDS encoding LIC_10190 family membrane protein, translating into MENIWGILFQGITGKILSGILGISLIWTIVSFFTPLNINVEVPSILLGLFFFFKNKLYQEFHQFSKKDFTVLSVISLTIIFAGSFYPYILDHFGYYIPTLKWLTEYGLIKGISNVDLTLGQMSLWHIFQAGFSNFSDPFLRINTVLLIIYTFYIIERKNWIHLCFLPVLLLFSQSPSPDLPVIVFSLIILNELIAGNKNTIILFAFSIFVFAIKPTMIWLPILVFLVSLFIFKSNFKQLLLGVAILFLFFVKNIWTFGYPVFPIAIGDLGLSWKPNPEVLKTSSQFAVMKTYDMQYTYEEIQKFSTADYIRNWFSLVGIKSKINILFVLSLIIFSVFAWIKKKKLITLICISLLIKSILILAFSAQYRFFIDVFFVIFFVMFHEYFDKKKSIVVFSALSLFFISILSFPRVIQKYIPSFRVGSFMNGLKKEQILKPSTYEYQQFDTFKVGNLQFNVSHNYPYSFETPIPAVTPFYIVDDVKADIFPQLLDKNDIKKGFIWKKMTSEEKKEAQKVINNIKNTDK; encoded by the coding sequence ATGGAAAATATATGGGGAATTTTATTTCAGGGAATCACAGGAAAAATCTTATCAGGGATCCTTGGAATAAGTCTGATATGGACAATTGTTTCCTTTTTTACACCATTAAATATTAATGTAGAAGTACCTTCCATCCTATTGGGACTATTCTTTTTCTTTAAAAATAAACTCTACCAGGAATTTCATCAATTTTCAAAAAAAGATTTTACAGTATTAAGTGTCATTTCTCTGACGATTATCTTTGCTGGTTCCTTTTACCCTTATATATTAGATCATTTCGGATATTATATTCCCACATTGAAATGGCTTACCGAATATGGGCTGATAAAGGGGATTTCCAATGTAGACCTCACCTTAGGGCAAATGTCTCTCTGGCATATTTTTCAGGCTGGATTTTCAAATTTTTCCGATCCGTTTTTAAGGATCAACACGGTTCTCCTGATTATCTATACATTTTATATTATTGAAAGAAAAAACTGGATACATCTTTGTTTCCTTCCGGTATTACTGCTGTTTTCACAATCTCCAAGCCCTGACCTTCCGGTTATAGTTTTCTCATTGATTATTTTAAATGAACTTATTGCCGGAAATAAGAATACCATTATCCTTTTTGCCTTTTCAATTTTTGTTTTTGCTATAAAACCTACCATGATATGGCTGCCTATCCTGGTTTTCTTAGTCTCTCTTTTTATTTTTAAAAGTAACTTTAAACAACTTCTTTTGGGAGTGGCAATTCTCTTTTTATTTTTCGTTAAAAATATCTGGACATTCGGATATCCTGTTTTTCCTATAGCAATAGGAGATCTGGGACTATCCTGGAAACCCAATCCGGAAGTTTTAAAAACTTCTTCACAATTTGCAGTCATGAAGACCTATGACATGCAGTACACCTATGAGGAAATTCAAAAATTTTCAACGGCTGATTATATTAGGAATTGGTTTTCTCTTGTAGGAATCAAATCCAAAATTAATATTCTGTTTGTGCTGAGCTTAATCATTTTTTCTGTATTTGCCTGGATAAAAAAGAAAAAACTCATCACGCTGATCTGCATTTCATTATTAATAAAAAGCATATTAATTCTTGCTTTTTCAGCTCAATACAGATTTTTTATCGATGTTTTTTTCGTGATATTCTTTGTAATGTTTCATGAATATTTTGACAAAAAAAAATCCATTGTTGTTTTTTCTGCTCTCAGCCTATTTTTCATTTCAATATTGTCTTTTCCGAGAGTTATTCAAAAATATATTCCAAGTTTTCGGGTGGGGAGTTTTATGAACGGATTAAAAAAAGAGCAGATTCTCAAACCTTCAACCTATGAATATCAGCAGTTTGACACATTTAAAGTAGGAAATCTTCAATTTAATGTTTCCCATAATTATCCTTATAGTTTTGAGACTCCAATTCCGGCTGTGACTCCTTTCTATATTGTTGATGACGTGAAAGCAGATATTTTTCCACAGCTTTTGGACAAAAATGATATCAAAAAAGGATTTATCTGGAAAAAAATGACGTCAGAAGAAAAAAAGGAAGCCCAAAAGGTTATCAATAATATCAAAAACACTGATAAATAG
- the aroC gene encoding chorismate synthase, protein MFNTLGNLLSLTTFGESHGVAYGGIINNFPAGLAVDLDKVQYELNRRKPGQSAIVTQRKESDTVKFLSGIFDGKTTGTPIGFIIENENQKSKDYDHIAGAYRPSHADFTYDQKFGFRDHRGGGKSSARETMNWVVAGALAKQLLPNIEINAYVSSVGDIFCEKPYQALDFSQTESNDVRCPDAETAEKMISRIKEIKKEGNTIGGTITCVIKNVPVGIGEPIFSKLQAELAKAMLNINACKGFEYGSGFCGAKMTGKEHNDAFNTDFTTKSNLSGGIQGGISNGMDIYFRVAFKPVATILRPQDSIDKDGNPVIVEGKGRHDPCVVPRAVPVVESLAAFVLADLFLVNKTRNINNF, encoded by the coding sequence ATGTTCAACACATTAGGTAATCTTCTTAGTCTTACAACATTTGGAGAAAGTCACGGAGTGGCTTATGGCGGTATCATCAATAATTTTCCGGCAGGTTTAGCGGTAGATCTCGATAAAGTTCAATATGAATTGAACCGAAGAAAACCCGGCCAGTCAGCAATCGTTACACAAAGAAAAGAAAGTGACACAGTAAAGTTTCTTTCGGGAATCTTTGATGGGAAAACAACAGGTACGCCAATTGGTTTTATCATTGAAAACGAAAATCAGAAATCAAAAGATTATGACCATATTGCAGGTGCATATCGTCCAAGTCATGCTGATTTCACCTATGACCAGAAATTTGGTTTCAGAGATCATCGCGGAGGAGGAAAATCTTCTGCCAGAGAAACAATGAACTGGGTAGTAGCCGGCGCACTTGCCAAGCAACTTTTACCCAACATTGAGATCAATGCTTATGTATCTTCCGTAGGTGATATTTTCTGTGAAAAACCTTATCAGGCTTTAGATTTTTCTCAAACAGAAAGCAATGATGTTCGTTGTCCTGATGCTGAAACTGCTGAAAAGATGATTTCAAGAATCAAAGAAATCAAAAAAGAGGGTAACACTATCGGAGGAACGATCACTTGTGTGATTAAAAATGTTCCTGTAGGAATTGGTGAACCTATATTTTCCAAACTTCAGGCTGAGCTTGCAAAAGCAATGCTGAATATCAATGCCTGCAAAGGTTTTGAATACGGAAGCGGTTTCTGTGGAGCTAAAATGACTGGAAAAGAGCACAATGATGCTTTCAATACAGATTTCACTACAAAATCTAACCTTTCCGGAGGTATCCAGGGTGGAATTTCCAATGGAATGGACATCTATTTCCGCGTAGCATTCAAACCTGTAGCAACTATTCTGAGACCTCAGGACAGTATCGATAAAGACGGAAACCCAGTAATCGTAGAAGGAAAAGGACGTCACGATCCTTGTGTAGTTCCGAGAGCGGTTCCTGTAGTGGAAAGTCTTGCTGCATTTGTGCTGGCAGACCTATTTTTGGTCAACAAAACAAGAAATATCAATAATTTTTAA
- a CDS encoding thioredoxin family protein, which translates to MKNYWDKGISFEEYLQIAKERLENPANQQEADYKQYYELGLQRMDRTVKKYVPDEGQLQELAAKNFDGKILIISEAWCGDASATVPALFRFFEGHNEVRVFLRDSDKSLINQFLTNGTESIPKVIILDKDFKVKNSWGPRPKYGYELLMKYKADPEAYPKDTFYNDLQIYYAKNRGKDAVQEILDLL; encoded by the coding sequence ATGAAAAATTACTGGGATAAAGGAATTTCTTTTGAAGAGTATCTTCAGATTGCAAAAGAAAGATTAGAGAACCCTGCTAACCAACAGGAAGCTGACTATAAACAATATTATGAGCTGGGTCTTCAGAGAATGGACAGAACGGTGAAGAAATACGTTCCGGACGAAGGTCAGCTGCAAGAACTTGCTGCCAAAAATTTTGACGGAAAGATTTTAATCATTTCTGAAGCATGGTGCGGAGATGCAAGTGCAACAGTGCCTGCTCTTTTCAGATTTTTTGAAGGACATAATGAGGTAAGAGTTTTCCTGAGAGACAGTGATAAAAGTTTGATTAATCAGTTTCTAACCAATGGTACAGAATCTATTCCTAAAGTCATTATCCTTGATAAAGATTTCAAGGTGAAAAATTCTTGGGGCCCACGTCCCAAATATGGATATGAGCTGCTGATGAAGTATAAAGCTGATCCTGAAGCATACCCAAAAGATACATTCTATAATGATCTGCAGATTTATTATGCTAAAAACAGAGGGAAAGATGCTGTTCAGGAAATTTTGGATCTTCTATAA
- a CDS encoding TlpA family protein disulfide reductase — MKKNVIYLVIIVIIGVVAFVPGIRNFLKDTFFPVATIENAVHISEEDYDVELKGINAPSTNLKNFKDKGVFLNFWGTWCPPCRKEWPSIQKLYDTRKDHVDFVLIAMNDKEEDVRKFLKENNYTVPVYIAQSPISEKILPKVFPTTFLLDKHGRILIKEDATKDWNTETVHQFIDNIIK, encoded by the coding sequence ATGAAAAAAAATGTCATTTATCTTGTAATCATCGTTATCATCGGTGTCGTTGCTTTTGTTCCGGGAATTAGAAATTTCCTAAAGGATACATTCTTTCCGGTAGCCACCATCGAAAACGCTGTCCATATCAGTGAAGAGGATTATGATGTAGAACTTAAAGGAATCAATGCACCCAGCACCAATCTTAAAAACTTTAAGGACAAAGGTGTTTTCCTGAACTTCTGGGGAACATGGTGCCCACCTTGCAGAAAAGAATGGCCTTCCATTCAGAAATTGTATGACACCAGAAAAGATCATGTAGATTTTGTACTGATTGCCATGAATGATAAAGAGGAAGATGTAAGAAAGTTTTTGAAAGAAAATAACTATACCGTTCCTGTCTATATTGCTCAAAGTCCTATTTCTGAGAAAATTCTTCCCAAGGTATTTCCTACCACTTTCCTACTGGATAAACACGGAAGAATCCTTATTAAAGAGGATGCTACAAAAGACTGGAACACAGAGACTGTGCATCAGTTCATTGACAATATTATCAAATAA
- a CDS encoding YkvA family protein — translation MKYSKLNLAKEAINHKGFIKKIPDIFRMVRMWRKGIYPMKSIDIILPLLGILYVLSPIDLLPEFVIPVLGVMDDLAVLSLTIPKLIKEVDKFLLWEAHQKYSGAQVIDAEIVK, via the coding sequence ATGAAATATTCAAAATTAAATCTTGCAAAAGAAGCCATCAATCATAAGGGCTTTATCAAAAAGATCCCTGATATTTTCAGAATGGTCAGAATGTGGAGAAAAGGAATTTATCCCATGAAATCCATAGACATTATTCTTCCTTTACTGGGAATTTTATATGTACTCTCTCCTATTGACCTTCTTCCTGAATTTGTGATACCGGTACTTGGAGTCATGGATGATCTGGCAGTATTGTCACTGACTATTCCTAAGCTCATCAAAGAGGTTGACAAGTTTTTATTATGGGAAGCTCATCAAAAATACAGTGGTGCCCAAGTCATTGATGCTGAAATCGTAAAATAA
- the pyrF gene encoding orotidine-5'-phosphate decarboxylase, whose protein sequence is MESKKEFFLECYKLGIIKFGRFTLKSGIESPFYVDLRPLASDPKILKNLANYLLEMLPLDNFDLICGVPYAALPMATAMSLESYIPLIIKRKEAKSYGTKKLIEGIYQKGQNCLLVEDVITSGKSLLETIPEIEQEDLKVSDIVVVLDREQGGKQLLESKGFRVHTLFNISEVCGILQETGELSDEEVKRIQDFLQGNHIQFEEETRSSYEQKLQVTQHSVSKKLLETALAKKSNLIASADVTTTQELLELAEKVGPHIVALKTHIDIISDFEYEKTITPLKAIAAKHQFLLMEDRKFADIGNTQELQFTSGVFKITNWADFVTSQVIGGFESLDCFSNVGVVAIVGMSSKGTLTTASYREEALKVALSHPNVIGGVSQNKIPEELLLFTPGVNLADSGDGKGQQYNTPEHVFKTLHTDFIIVGRGIYKSNDPEASAITYKTEGWNAYINSLEKKAIQG, encoded by the coding sequence ATGGAAAGTAAAAAAGAATTCTTCTTAGAGTGCTACAAACTAGGAATCATTAAATTCGGAAGGTTTACCCTGAAAAGTGGTATCGAAAGTCCTTTTTATGTAGACTTGAGACCTTTGGCTTCAGATCCTAAAATTTTAAAAAATCTGGCTAATTATTTATTGGAAATGCTTCCATTAGATAATTTTGATTTAATCTGTGGAGTTCCTTATGCTGCACTTCCAATGGCTACTGCAATGTCTTTGGAAAGCTATATTCCATTAATTATTAAAAGAAAAGAAGCGAAAAGCTACGGAACAAAAAAACTGATTGAAGGAATTTACCAGAAAGGGCAAAACTGTCTTTTGGTAGAAGATGTGATCACTTCAGGAAAGTCTTTATTAGAAACTATTCCTGAAATAGAACAGGAGGATCTTAAAGTTTCGGATATCGTTGTGGTACTGGACAGAGAGCAGGGAGGAAAACAATTACTGGAAAGCAAAGGATTTAGAGTACACACTCTTTTCAATATTTCTGAAGTATGCGGTATTCTTCAGGAAACGGGTGAATTGTCTGATGAAGAGGTAAAAAGAATCCAGGACTTCCTTCAGGGAAATCACATTCAGTTCGAAGAAGAAACAAGATCTTCTTATGAGCAGAAACTTCAGGTTACCCAACATTCTGTTTCAAAAAAATTACTGGAAACAGCTTTAGCAAAAAAATCAAACCTTATTGCTTCTGCTGATGTTACTACCACTCAGGAGTTATTGGAGCTGGCTGAAAAAGTAGGTCCGCATATTGTTGCTTTAAAAACGCATATCGATATTATTTCTGATTTCGAATATGAAAAAACAATCACTCCTCTAAAAGCTATTGCTGCAAAGCACCAGTTCTTATTGATGGAAGACAGAAAATTTGCTGATATTGGAAATACACAGGAACTTCAGTTTACCAGTGGAGTTTTCAAAATTACAAATTGGGCCGATTTCGTAACATCTCAGGTAATCGGAGGTTTTGAATCCTTAGACTGCTTCAGCAATGTAGGGGTAGTAGCTATTGTTGGAATGTCTTCCAAAGGAACCTTAACAACTGCAAGCTATCGCGAAGAAGCTTTAAAAGTAGCATTATCACATCCTAATGTTATTGGTGGTGTATCTCAGAATAAAATTCCGGAAGAACTTTTATTATTCACTCCAGGGGTAAACCTTGCAGATTCAGGAGATGGTAAAGGACAGCAGTACAACACACCAGAACATGTTTTCAAGACACTGCATACAGATTTTATTATCGTAGGAAGAGGAATCTATAAATCCAACGATCCTGAAGCGTCTGCAATTACTTATAAAACAGAAGGATGGAATGCCTATATTAATTCTTTGGAAAAAAAAGCAATTCAGGGTTAA
- a CDS encoding aminopeptidase, with translation MKKISICLILLWGVVQVSAQTDSIYIETKLSPDKKNLDVSQEIVYYNHSGKDLQTVKLLNWVSAYNKRGTSLVYRKLEDRNNDLHFAKSDQLGKLLELNIKSSENESIPVNTLSDENIFIPLKNVLKPGESVTLQLQYRMQLPDKTFTGYGTSAQNTVLKYFFIVPDHFDPDNISKRNYHDIEEQVSFNTFWTINFDIPVNNFVEGNLPQVQMNSFKGYLDSDPEFLISSTGFPSIKTNVDGQEIEIKFGYNLKPEEKQNLEFYLPLHLKFLKERIGVLPKSIFISDKFRAKEDFFGNNDITFWKFRFRLFTDTEKTDLDYFGIIAKKILDESVIADKEKDHWFKNGLKSYLEIQYLKKFYADTKLLGTLPETRIFGLKPLKLFHASKVKLLDRYGLSYQYIMLQNLDQKIDEHFPVLSNFNDMAISSFETGSLFNYSADKMGYDNFNGIVKNYISQNSGKKINTEEFLTALSENNKSTAYLSNFFKQKNRVDFKLKNIRKENDSLQIKIVKNTDISIPVKLETETREGEKKAYWIDTEENERITSLSLPASENIYKVTLNSGYIFPESNYRDNFLYAKGLFSNAKKIKLKLIKDIPNPEYNEIYISPRVRFNNTYDKFLLGANFKNQSFFDQKFLYSVTPTYSTGTGKLTGSGAVSYSILPAESIIRSLTFGLSGSYFHYDYDLAYRKTSISSSINFRKNPRSTVSRGLGISYNYFERDLSPKMIANNDYSKYNLWSIGYGYSDNQMIHEKSFSLSTQGMEDFNKITAEGFYRWEFAPKQKLSLRLFAGYFLRNNTRNNLFDYGISRVSNYSFSYTLLGESASSGLLSQQFILADGGFKSFLPGTVNQWITSANVDSSVWKIFHVYADAGVYKNKDLPAKFIWDTGVKVRIIPDFLEVYFPIQSSLGFEPSFKDYGKRIRYTLILNLGSIINAARRGWY, from the coding sequence TTGAAAAAGATCAGCATTTGCCTTATTTTGTTATGGGGAGTTGTACAGGTTTCTGCACAGACAGACAGTATATACATTGAAACGAAACTGTCTCCTGACAAAAAGAACCTTGATGTCAGCCAGGAAATTGTTTATTACAATCATTCCGGGAAAGACCTTCAAACTGTAAAACTTCTAAATTGGGTTTCCGCGTACAATAAACGGGGAACCTCTTTAGTCTACCGAAAACTGGAAGACCGAAATAATGATTTGCATTTTGCGAAGAGTGATCAATTGGGAAAACTTCTTGAACTGAACATTAAAAGTTCTGAAAATGAATCAATTCCCGTAAATACACTTTCAGATGAAAATATTTTCATTCCTCTGAAAAATGTATTAAAACCTGGCGAAAGCGTCACATTACAGTTGCAGTACAGGATGCAGCTTCCCGATAAAACATTTACGGGATACGGAACATCCGCTCAGAATACTGTATTAAAATATTTCTTTATTGTTCCGGATCATTTTGATCCGGACAATATTTCTAAAAGAAACTACCACGATATTGAAGAACAGGTAAGTTTCAACACTTTCTGGACCATTAACTTTGATATTCCTGTTAATAATTTTGTAGAAGGCAATCTTCCACAGGTACAGATGAATTCATTTAAGGGATACCTTGATTCCGATCCTGAATTTTTAATTTCTTCAACCGGTTTTCCTTCCATAAAAACCAATGTTGACGGACAGGAAATCGAAATCAAATTTGGATATAATCTGAAACCGGAAGAAAAACAAAATCTGGAATTTTATCTCCCCTTACATTTAAAATTCCTTAAGGAACGCATCGGGGTTCTTCCGAAAAGTATTTTTATTTCAGATAAATTCAGAGCTAAAGAAGACTTTTTCGGAAATAATGATATTACTTTCTGGAAATTCAGGTTCCGGTTATTTACCGATACCGAAAAAACGGATCTGGATTATTTCGGGATCATTGCCAAGAAAATTCTTGATGAAAGCGTTATTGCGGATAAGGAAAAAGACCATTGGTTTAAAAATGGGTTAAAATCTTATCTGGAAATTCAGTATCTCAAAAAATTCTATGCTGACACAAAACTTTTAGGAACACTACCCGAAACCAGAATATTTGGGCTCAAACCTTTAAAATTATTCCATGCATCCAAAGTAAAACTTCTGGATCGCTATGGGCTTTCCTATCAGTACATCATGCTGCAAAATCTTGATCAGAAGATTGATGAACACTTCCCTGTTTTGAGTAATTTCAATGACATGGCCATCAGCAGCTTTGAAACAGGAAGTCTTTTCAACTATTCGGCTGACAAAATGGGATATGATAACTTCAATGGGATTGTAAAAAATTATATTTCTCAGAATTCCGGAAAAAAAATCAATACTGAAGAATTCCTGACCGCTCTTTCCGAAAATAATAAATCAACAGCCTATCTCTCCAACTTTTTCAAACAAAAGAACCGTGTTGATTTTAAACTAAAAAATATTAGAAAAGAAAATGATTCTCTACAAATAAAAATTGTAAAGAATACAGATATTTCCATTCCGGTAAAGCTGGAAACAGAAACCCGAGAAGGAGAAAAGAAGGCCTATTGGATAGACACCGAAGAAAATGAACGTATCACCAGCCTTTCTCTTCCCGCATCAGAAAATATTTATAAAGTCACTCTAAACAGCGGATATATTTTCCCTGAATCCAATTACAGAGACAATTTTCTGTATGCAAAAGGCCTGTTTTCCAACGCAAAAAAAATTAAGCTTAAACTAATAAAAGATATTCCAAACCCGGAATACAATGAAATTTATATCAGCCCAAGAGTGCGTTTCAACAATACGTATGATAAATTTCTTTTGGGAGCCAACTTTAAAAATCAGTCTTTCTTTGATCAGAAATTCTTGTATTCGGTTACTCCGACTTATAGTACCGGAACAGGAAAACTGACGGGTTCTGGAGCAGTCTCCTATTCTATTCTACCTGCAGAAAGCATTATCCGAAGTTTAACATTCGGACTTTCGGGTTCTTATTTTCATTATGATTATGATCTTGCTTACAGAAAAACCTCAATATCTTCTTCTATCAACTTCAGGAAGAACCCGAGAAGTACAGTAAGCAGAGGTCTAGGGATTTCCTATAACTATTTTGAAAGGGATCTGAGCCCTAAAATGATTGCTAATAATGATTATAGCAAATATAATCTCTGGAGTATCGGCTATGGCTACAGTGACAACCAGATGATTCATGAAAAAAGCTTTAGTCTAAGTACGCAGGGAATGGAAGATTTTAATAAAATAACGGCTGAAGGCTTCTACAGATGGGAATTTGCTCCTAAACAAAAACTGAGCTTACGCTTATTTGCCGGATATTTTTTAAGAAACAACACCCGAAATAACCTTTTCGATTATGGAATTTCCAGGGTTTCCAACTATTCATTCTCTTATACGCTTTTAGGAGAAAGTGCCAGCAGCGGACTTCTTTCCCAACAGTTTATATTAGCTGATGGTGGTTTTAAATCTTTTCTTCCAGGAACAGTAAACCAATGGATCACTTCTGCCAACGTGGATTCAAGCGTCTGGAAAATATTCCATGTGTATGCTGATGCCGGTGTTTATAAAAACAAAGATCTTCCTGCCAAATTCATATGGGATACCGGAGTTAAAGTAAGAATCATTCCTGATTTTCTGGAAGTTTATTTCCCGATACAATCTTCTTTAGGTTTTGAGCCATCCTTCAAAGATTATGGAAAGCGTATCAGATATACATTGATTCTTAATCTTGGGTCAATTATTAATGCCGCAAGAAGAGGTTGGTATTAA
- a CDS encoding T9SS type A sorting domain-containing protein yields the protein MKKIFTLVGLIVLTSFSNAQIVINEIYGGNANSGAVLKNNYIVLKNIGTTLVSLTGASIQYAPAIGAFTEYHTLPDFTLGPEETYLIQESAIEGGVENLPTPDFIATTITNFDGTPNKSSGMRISSVSGKVALAGNILQVTGPSASNVLDFVGYGSNADQFKGDGPAPSPTTTTAIKRTMVGSNDNMADFSLEGSVKSGFVQNPFIKDSKVVFGTEVKDVKVYDTFRQVVKKSPTKLASTLDIAELPKGTYIVTGTINNIPISQKIIKD from the coding sequence ATGAAAAAAATCTTTACTCTTGTTGGACTTATAGTATTAACTTCTTTTTCAAATGCCCAGATTGTGATTAATGAAATCTATGGTGGGAATGCCAATTCTGGTGCTGTATTGAAGAATAATTATATTGTCCTTAAAAATATTGGAACTACTTTGGTTTCCTTAACGGGAGCAAGCATTCAATATGCTCCGGCGATAGGTGCTTTTACCGAATATCATACACTGCCCGACTTTACTTTAGGCCCTGAAGAAACTTATTTGATTCAGGAGTCAGCGATTGAAGGAGGCGTTGAAAATTTACCAACACCGGATTTTATTGCCACTACAATCACTAATTTTGATGGAACTCCCAATAAATCTTCCGGGATGAGAATCTCCAGCGTATCAGGAAAAGTTGCTTTGGCCGGAAATATATTGCAGGTGACGGGACCTTCCGCATCCAATGTACTGGATTTTGTAGGGTACGGATCAAATGCAGATCAGTTTAAAGGAGATGGACCGGCTCCTTCTCCAACTACAACAACGGCTATTAAAAGAACGATGGTTGGAAGTAATGATAATATGGCAGACTTTTCCCTCGAAGGCAGTGTGAAATCAGGTTTTGTACAGAATCCTTTTATAAAAGACAGTAAAGTAGTGTTCGGAACCGAGGTGAAAGATGTAAAAGTTTACGATACATTCAGACAGGTTGTTAAAAAATCTCCTACAAAATTAGCTTCAACTCTTGACATTGCAGAACTTCCAAAAGGAACTTATATTGTCACAGGAACCATTAATAATATTCCGATCTCACAGAAAATTATAAAAGATTAA
- a CDS encoding T9SS type A sorting domain-containing protein, whose protein sequence is MKKFYSLFATVMMSAVAFAQTTYLWDGTSVNPVSGTNANISNVAFAATQGNNNGTTNLITTTSVSSGYTGASGSSNFGAAAFKEALSTATSTYFSVTVTPVAGNKVTLNSLSLGSRGTSTGPGKITVYSSIDNYATAIGTVNVNNNSTWTLNNITFSGTNLVGAESAPVTLRIYGSDSPGTGTPSLGTANWRIDDISLMVTSSTASLAVIDAKNIKSGNFVKNSFVKNNEIVFGSDVKDVKVFNMFGQLVKEASVKQNETVSVAELAKGSYIVTGTVNNQPVSQKVLKD, encoded by the coding sequence ATGAAAAAATTTTATTCTCTTTTTGCAACGGTGATGATGAGTGCAGTTGCTTTTGCACAAACAACATACCTTTGGGACGGTACTTCTGTAAATCCTGTTTCTGGTACAAATGCTAATATTTCAAATGTAGCATTTGCAGCTACCCAGGGAAATAATAACGGTACTACGAATTTAATTACCACTACATCTGTGTCTTCAGGTTATACCGGAGCAAGCGGATCCAGTAATTTTGGTGCTGCAGCTTTTAAAGAGGCTCTTTCTACTGCTACAAGTACTTATTTCAGTGTTACTGTTACTCCTGTTGCGGGTAATAAAGTAACGTTGAATTCTTTAAGTCTGGGATCCAGAGGTACCTCTACTGGCCCTGGAAAGATTACCGTATATTCCAGTATTGATAACTATGCAACGGCGATAGGTACTGTAAATGTTAACAACAACAGTACATGGACATTGAATAATATTACTTTTTCAGGGACTAATTTAGTAGGTGCGGAATCTGCTCCGGTTACTTTAAGAATCTATGGAAGTGATAGCCCTGGTACAGGAACGCCATCTTTGGGTACTGCCAACTGGAGAATAGATGATATTTCTTTAATGGTTACTTCATCTACTGCTTCTCTAGCTGTTATTGATGCTAAAAATATAAAGTCAGGAAACTTCGTAAAAAATTCTTTCGTAAAAAATAACGAGATTGTTTTCGGATCTGATGTAAAAGATGTGAAAGTTTTCAATATGTTCGGACAGCTTGTAAAAGAAGCTTCTGTAAAACAAAACGAAACGGTAAGCGTTGCTGAGCTGGCAAAAGGAAGCTATATCGTAACAGGTACAGTGAACAACCAACCGGTTTCTCAAAAAGTTCTTAAAGACTAA